The sequence ttcttcttaaaaaaTTTACTCCATCCAAAACCCATTAATAATCACAACAGCTAATTTAAAGCTTGAATTAGGAGGTGCAAATGATACAGAAAACGATCAAATGTGGTTGTTTGGTTTACataacagaaaaagaaaaagaaaaaggaagcTGCAGCATCGCGAAGTTCATAAGCAAACTCAAATTGTGATTTAAATTTTTAGGCACTTTTGGATTCTGATTTCCACATGAGATATGCTCTAAATCATTCATAGAAACTCTATGAATCATCAATTAACTTTAAATTGTAACATGTATCTCGAATTTGATCAAAGAacactcgtttgactttttaatttgaaactttgacctcaaaattcgtactcaattcgaagaattgaaggttgaaatttttcagatagtttgagtaaaaggTTCCTAACCatactacatttatagatttttgaaAAACGATTCGTAATCAAGCTTTTGATTAAAGTGACACGAACAGAAGAAAACGGTATGTTTATGATATTTCTATTTTGATTTCCCATTAGCAGTGGTTAATAGCAgttatataaatgataatgattagGTTAATCGAATAATGAAGCAGTATACTTGTTTGTTATTTAGTAATGGTGGTCGACAAGGAATCTCCAAACAGAGAAGGAAGGACATGAAGtagagaaaaaaaataaagttgATGTCGATATACTACAGATTTCGTTTTATCTGCtttatttgatttattattattaattaataaatataaatatattaataatataaaaataaaaatactaataataataacaacagaattaataataataataataataataataataataataataataataatatcaaaatcaaaataatgataatattaataagtataataaaAAGTAAgagaaataatgatattaataataagttgtattttaataaaaatatcaataattttaataatttttataatttcagtaataataataatgatattaataatattaatattgataaaaatgatggtattaatataacaaattatgcgtATCAAATTTCATGtccatatatttaataatactgataataatactaatattaatattaatattaataataataatgaaagtaataattagtataacaactatattttaacttgtaataaaatttaatatattaaccttacatattattaattatgtaatacttatattatataataacatatttgaatatttaatatttatacataatataataataattatagaaatcatatatatattcattttaataacaacttaattatttttgtatattattttacatatttaattctaatgatgaacttgtattttattatttcaatttattatatatatatacttatatttatgtttatatatatatatatatatatatatatatatatatatatatatatatatatatatacacacacacatttttatttacacacaattgttcgtgaatcgccggaaatggtcgaagtcaattGAATGTacggaaatagttcaaaaattttgagacgcaacataacggactttgcttatcatgtcagaattatgaaatcgtatcgtgagtttggttttaaatttggtcgaaaattttcggattGTCACATAAGCACCAACCAAGCCAAGAAGGTTGGGGATTGACCGACTCAGGAAGATTTGGTCCACATGAGGTCAATCGAGTCAGGTTGAGTCCAAGTACTACTATCTGTGCAATATAacctagaaggacgcatgtgttgtgtCTAGATAGTTATGCAGTTGATTCAGTTGGAAGGACTATCAGTAAGCTCTAGCCCAATCCGACAGTGGTTGCaggctcgtacaagccgtcgatccccATGATGCTATTGTTTTAATTGGTGTTAGAAATTTTATAGACAGATGCATGATTGGTGTTGTATGATAGATTTGTTACTAAATTTCATTGACTTAGCTTTGTGCTAATTTTTCACGTCTTCCCCTACATGTTGTGGATAATTTCATGCTAGGGTTTTGGGGGAAGAAAGTTCGTTTGTAGATATGATTGAAAACCATAACTCTAATCTAGTCTTTTGTTTGTAAACTGTTTGTTTCCAATGTAACACTGTTGTGTGAATATGTAATGgaaaatatttaattatatataatataaaagttCTCGCACTACTACAGAAAATACAATAGAAACCCCCAATAAAAACCGGTTTTAGTGATTTTTTTTAAAAATGGTTTCTAAAGAGTTAAAGAAAGTGGTTACAAAGTAATTAGCCAGTCTCTTTTCCTTCAAGCTAAAAGAACCGGTTTTTTTAATAAACAGCTTTCTATGCCTAATTTTAGAGACCACCACATATTTAAGCTAAACCGGTGTCTAAAAAAATCAACAATTTATTTCCGCTTGTTACATGTTCACAATTTCTCACGTacctttaatttaattatattCCCTATACAAGCAAATAATAAATTTAATTTACTATACTCAATATTATCTAGTTATCAGATATCTTCCAATTTTAGATAAGTTCAAATACCAAGTCCTAACTAATTAGGGAGTCTTTTTTTAATAGTCTATACTTATCATCATTAGACTTGTATACTTATTAGACTTTATATATACGTGTATTCATTGGAAAAAAATCATATATCTTCGATCAATAAATTTATTCTCGTGAAATTTTCATTTGCAGTTTGAGGTATGAAACTAGACCCATTGAATGTtagttattttttatatatattattaattattatgtatatatatatatatatatatatatatatatatatatatatatatatatatatatatatatatatatatttatatatattaatacatatgaatatatatatactatttatGAAAATAGAAGtatgtatatttaatttaattGGTTCGTTGTTTAGGTGGACCGTAAAAAAGACAGGAAGACTATTTTTTCTAGAGTACGTGATTAAGCGATTAGTTTGGGATCTCCGAAAGGTATCTAAATTTCAATTCATTAATATATCATATTCTAAAGTGATTAAACTGATATATGTGTGTGAGAATAAAATTTAAAGGTCATTATTTGATTATTACGTTTTGAGGTTGTAAATAATTAGTTTATAGTGTTTAGTAAAACAAGTTTTAAAATCAATTATCTATGATATGAAAACATCAAATCGCAAATTAGAGAAGTAGGCATGTTGTTACTGCACCCAAACGTGGTTTTAGATTTAATAGTATGTTTCGATCAAATTATGAAAGTGCCCATCagtatattgtatacatattgcaAAGCTAAAATTCACGTTATTATATCTTTTTTATTTGTTACATCCCTGGTTCAAtatgtattactattactatatatactgtaatatatattatatatcattattatattatttattaaaattcgTAATACTATAACTATAaacataatttataatatatatatatatatatatatatatatatatataattaatattaatattttttatattataTCACGAGACAATTCATGTCACTTGACATAATACGTAAAAAAGTAATCGTACATGAAATCATTGATTAAGTTAGCTTAAAATTAAATTAATTGTAAAAAACAATCGAAATCTTTTACACCTTTTTATGATAAAGaataacaaataatgataatattaagtattatatttaCATGCAAACTTAATTCAACAACAAGATGTTTActttagttattttaccaaataaatgttGAATATTCTGATTTTTTTTCAAACACTCAAAAAACTGATTATGTGTTTATAGCGATATCAAACTGCATAATCAAATACAAACACCTTTCATTTACACCACGTTTTGATACAACTGATTTTGTTATTCTGATTTTTTTAAACGCATAATCAATTTTTTTAACACAAATCTAAACATTACAATTTGTGAATAATTTGATTACATAGAAATACGGatcattaaaatataaatttataaatttagtAATAAAATAGATAATTTTAAAATCAAGTATGTAAACTGCTAATAGATGGATGTATGAATAACACATATGTTGCATggattatattaaaattattttttataCTCTCAGATGAATCGAAATACATGGATGTACGAGATACCACGTCATACTTCAGAATATCTCGCAGAGTTGAATAATTTTATGGAAGTTGCAGAAGCTGATCGGGTAAATAAAGGCAACGAGAAAATTTCTTGCCCTTGTAAAAACTGTCAAAATTTCGACAGTTATATTGATAGTAGTGTAATTACTCAACATCTTATAGTAGATGGATTTGTGGAAGACTATACTTGTTGGTCATGGCATGGAGAATTCTTAAGTGATAACCCAATCGATGATAAGTGTAATACTGATCACAACGCTACTAATGACAATGATGTGGATATTAATTTCGATTCCGACATGGATGATTATATAGATAATCTTGATGATATGTTACATGATGTGGATGTGGATGGTAATATTGATGAAAACAATTATGATAAATTTCAACAAATGTTTGTCGACTCTGAAAAACCATTATATACCGGGTGTACGAAATTTTCCAAACTTTCAGCTGTGTTGAGATTGTTAAACTTAAAAACAAATAATGGTTGGAGTGATACAAGTTTCACCGAACTTTTGAAATTATTACATGAAATGCTATCCGATGACAATGAGTTGCCCGTTTCATTATACCAAGCCAAAAAAATGTTGTGCCCAATGGGATTGCAAGTCGAAAGAATACATGCATGTCCAAATGATTGTATGTTGTATAGAAATGAGTATAAAGACCTGCATAAATGTGTGATATGTGGTACATCGAGGTATAAGTCAAAAAGGGAAACAAAAATTAGCAGTGATGTGAAGAAAAATGGGCCTCCAGCTAAAGTCTTGTGGTATTTACCTATCATACCAAGATTAAAAAGATTATTTTCAAATGCTAACGATGCAAAATTGTTGCGTTGGCATGCCGATGAGCGTAAAAATGATGGTAAATTATGACATGTTGCTGATTCTCCTCAATGGAGGAATATTGATGATAATGAAGATTTTGGAGATGAGATTAGAAATATACGATTTGGTCTTAGTACTGACGGAATTAATCCTTTTGGTAACATGAGCAGTCGTCACAACACTTGGccttttattttatgtatttataaTCTTCCACCTTGGTTATGCATGAAACGAAAGTACATCATGATGTCATTGTTGATCCAGGGTCCAAAACAACCTGGGAACGATATTGACATTTATCTGGCTCCGTTAATTGATGACTTAAAAACATTGTGGTCTCCGGGCGTCCAAGTGTATGATTCGTATAAACGTGAGAATTTCAATTTAAGGGCTATCATTTTTTGCACGATCAATGACTTTCCAGCCTACGGAAATTTATCGAGATATTCAACGAAAGGGTATAAGGCATGTCCCCTTTGTGAAGATGAGACATCATCTATATGGTTGACAAACTGTAAGAAACCAGCTTACATGGGAATCGTAAAGGACTTCCTAAGAATCACCCATACCGTAGAAAAAAAGAGTTGTTTGATGGTAAGTGTGAAAAAGGAACCTTGCGACCACCTTCTGATGGCGAAACTGTATTCTCAAAAGTAGAACACATAAACACCGTATTTGGTAAAAAAAAAGTGTAAGTCGGGAAAAAGGACTTTGGAAAAAAAGGTCTATTTTTTGGAAGTTGCCATATTGGAAACATTTGCAGGTCCGCCATTGCATTGATGTTATGCATATTGAAAAAAAAATGTATGTGATAGTTTAATAGGGTTGTTATTGAACATTCCTAGAAAAACAAAAGACGGAATTAATGTTCGAAAGGACTTTGAGGAAATGAAAATTCGAACGGAGCTTCAACCCGACTATAGAGGAAAGAAAACGTTTCTCCCACCAGCTTGTTACACCCTTTCAAAAACCGAAAAAACAAAATTCTGTCAAACTTTGCATGGAATTAAGGTCCCATCTGGGTATTCTGCTAACATTAAAAGGTTGGTGTCATTAAAAGACAATAGATTACTCGGAATGAAGTCTCACGATTGTCATGTTTTGATGACACAAATGATTCTTATCGCAATTCGTGACATACTTCCAAACGGCGTCCGACACACTATCACAAAGCTTTGTTTATTTTTTAACATGATTCATTCGAAAGTGATTGATCCCGAGGTGCTGGATACGTATCAAAAAGATATTATCATCACTCTTTGCCAGCTTGAAATGTATTTTCCTCCCTCATTTTTCGATATCATGGTTCACCTTGTATCTCatattatatatgaaataaaggcATGTGGTCCTGTATTCTTACGATATATGTATCCATTTGAGAGGTATATGGGTTTCTTGAAAGGATATGTACGAAATTATTCTCGACCAGAGGGGAGTATTATTGAAGGATATCTTTCAGAGGAGGTGAGTACATTTTGTACAGATTATCTGACAGGTGCAAGAAATATTGGGCTCCCACAATCTCGCCATGAAGGTAGACTTCAAGGAGTTGGGACTATTAGCAAGAAAGTGGTAGTTGTTGAAGAAGATgaaattcaccaagctcattttaCTGTTCTACAACACATGACATGTATTGATCCATACATACATGAACACATGAATCAATTGAAAACCAAGAGTCGGGGTAGGAATGAAAAAAGGTTGCTTGTTGAGCATAACAAGAATTTCTCATCATGGTTGAAAAAAAGGGTAAATGATATAGACGTTGAGGATCAGTTAGTGAAGAATTTGGGCCCCGGTCCTGATATTCTGGTCACAAAATACCAAGGCTATGATATCAATGGGTATACATTTTATACTCATCGACAAGATGAAAAAAGTACAATGCAAAATAGCGGTGTCACTCTAATAGCCACATCAACGGAACTCCATGAAAATAATCATGATGTAAGGGCAACAATTGCTAAAAACTCTTATTACGGCGTGATTCAAGAAATTTGGGAATTGGATTATCACACAGTCACTATACCGTTATTTAATTGTAAATGGGTCGAAAACAAACATGGTGTACAAGTTGACAGTAACGGTTTCACAATTGTCAACCTTTCCACTAATGGTTATTCTTCAGAGCCATTTATTTTAGCTAAACAGGCCACTCAAGTTTTTTTTGTTCAAGACCCAAAAAATTCAAAATGGCACATTGTCCTTCATGGTAAACGACGCATACTTGGAGTTGAGAATGTTGTAGATGAAGATGAATATGACCAGTTTGATGAGCTACCTCCATTTTCTATCGGAGTTGAACCGATAAATGACGTTATTGATCATACCATGTACTTGATAACTGATCACAGTGAAGGTTTATGGATTGATACACCCCGTTCAAAATGACGGTATATTTTTTCTCATGTTATCaaacttatatttatttatatttattatataatagttGCATATGTATTAGTGCTAGTGTTATTTTATTAAAATCAGAAATAAAAAGTAAATATAATGTTACTTTAATAATAGAAAAACTTGAATCACATTTTGTTTTAGGTACGGACTATATAATAGTTTTGGTTTAGTTATTGTCTTATACAAAATACAAATACGGAGTAACAAATTGTGAatctaaaaattaaatataaataaataaaccgCGTAATTTAGATCATTTTACTCTGTATTTTCCAATTTATGCCGGGAAAACGAAAATTTTCAGAAACAAAATCCCCCTAATTTTCCCCAAAATCCCCACTCCATTTGAAACCGTTCATCACTCCATTCCATTGTCAAACCTACCTCTTGCTACCATTGCATGCAGCCGCCATTGTCAGCTTATTTTCTTTGATATCAACCGCCTCATTCATCAATTTTTGATGTCGATTATCTAAGGTATTGCTGTTATATTTACATGTCTTATCTTTTTGCTAATCTTCTAAGGCTAGGGTTACTGTTCATTATTATTCACTAGAGCTCTTCTTTTGCTTattagttttttttcttttttttgtgaagTTATTAGCTTTTTAGTTTCAGTCGATAAAGGATAGGAAGGAATTGTTGTTATTTTTTTGGCTAATCAATATGGAGTATTAATTGAATATTCATGTAATTCAAAATTCTAGTGTATATTTAATCTAGAAGTTTAACATCCGTTGAAGCTTTGGAATTTATTAACCTCTTTTGACTTATGAATGAGACTATATGGTTCTTGTATCATCTCAAATGGATTTAAAGAAACTTGAATCGTAAAAAAATTATTGATACAAGTATAATATTTTAAAAGGTTGTGGTTCGTTGTTTGTAATATTTCTTTTTTCCCTTTTACAGAAATTCTAATATTAGCATTTACAGTTGTTCCAAGTGAGTTAATTAATTGTGTTGCTGCCATCTTACAACTACAGCCATATGGTATGTTTAAATAAGCATTCTGTTTTTGTTTACTTTATTGTTGCAATCTTTGTTTGTCATAAAATATAAATACTTGTGATAGTTTGTCCATTGCTTTTCTATTTGATAACAATGACGACTATGTTTCAGGATTCTGAACTTGAATATGAATCTAGTGATTATGAAGGACATATCACATCTAGTGAAGATGAACTCGAAGAAGAACGACCACAACAAAAAAAaacaagaacgagaggaacaaccaCATTGAAAAATTTTAAAGGAAAAAGAGAAGTTGAGTTCAATAAATTAGGGCAAGCTATAGGACCGAATCAAGTTAGGTTTGGGCTTAAGTGTGGAAGCTACTCAAGGAGGGCAATTAATATATGTATTGATGATTGGCGCAAGGTTCCAAAACCTCAAAAAGAAGAATTGTGGAAGAAAATTAAAGTAACAGATATTCAAGTTTTATAACTACAttaatgttatcttaataaatatATGCATTAACATTTATTACTTTTTTCTTTTATATAAACAGAGATACTGGGGAATTCAAAACGATAAAGCAAAAGTTACCACACTCAGGATATGCGGCGAAAGGTGGAAAAGTTTTAAAACGACACTCCGGAATAAGTTCATGCGCAAGGGAAAAAGACCTTTTTTCGTTTACAGGTTTTTAGAAGAAAGAGATTGGATACAGTTTGTTATTGAAACTCAGTAATTCAAACCATCAACTTGATTTACAGGAATTGGAAAAACATCGAAAAATGATATACAAGAAAAAACCTCCGTATATTTATGATTTCTTTGACCGTTGGATGAAACGACCAAATCCTAGGTCGGGTGTTGCTCTTTCTGTTGAGGAGGTCTTTGGGCACAATGTGTGTAAGCATTTTGCTGTTACTTCAGATGATCTTATGTGTCTGCTAACAAACGGGTGGCTCGATTTATCTATTATAACGTATTTTACTATGTGAGTACATTTTTTATCGTTTCATACATCAATAAATGGATAGTCCTGTTTTTTCTAATAAatctttatattttattttataacacTCTTGTAGGTTGTTACATAAGGATTTTCGAAAGAAGACGGGATATAGATGTGAGTTCTTGAACCCATATGAT comes from Rutidosis leptorrhynchoides isolate AG116_Rl617_1_P2 chromosome 4, CSIRO_AGI_Rlap_v1, whole genome shotgun sequence and encodes:
- the LOC139840600 gene encoding uncharacterized protein, whose product is MNRNTWMYEIPRHTSEYLAELNNFMEVAEADRVNKGNEKISCPCKNCQNFDSYIDSSVITQHLIVDGFVEDYTCWSWHGEFLSDNPIDDKCNTDHNATNDNDVDINFDSDMDDYIDNLDDMLHDVDVDGNIDENNYDKFQQMFVDSEKPLYTGCTKFSKLSAVLRLLNLKTNNGWSDTSFTELLKLLHEMLSDDNELPVSLYQAKKMLCPMGLQVERIHACPNDCMLYRNEYKDLHKCVICGTSRYKSKRETKISSDVKKNGPPAKVLWYLPIIPRLKRLFSNANDAKLLRWHADERKNDGKL
- the LOC139840602 gene encoding uncharacterized protein, which encodes MLLILLNGGILMIMKILEMRLEIYDLVLVLTELILLGPKQPGNDIDIYLAPLIDDLKTLWSPGVQVYDSYKRENFNLRAIIFCTINDFPAYGNLSRYSTKGYKACPLCEDETSSIWLTNCKKPAYMGIVKDFLRITHTVEKKSCLMVRHCIDVMHIEKKIKTKDGINVRKDFEEMKIRTELQPDYRGKKTFLPPACYTLSKTEKTKFCQTLHGIKVPSGYSANIKRLVSLKDNRLLGMKSHDCHVLMTQMILIAIRDILPNGVRHTITKLCLFFNMIHSKVIDPEVLDTYQKDIIITLCQLEMYFPPSFFDIMVHLVSHIIYEIKACGPVFLRYMYPFERYMGFLKGYVRNYSRPEGSIIEGYLSEEVSTFCTDYLTGARNIGLPQSRHEGRLQGVGTISKKVVVVEEDEIHQAHFTVLQHMTCIDPYIHEHMNQLKTKSRGRNEKRLLVEHNKNFSSWLKKRVNDIDVEDQLVKNLGPGPDILVTKYQGYDINGYTFYTHRQDEKSTMQNSGVTLIATSTELHENNHDVRATIAKNSYYGVIQEIWELDYHTVTIPLFNCKWVENKHGVQVDSNGFTIVNLSTNGYSSEPFILAKQATQVFFVQDPKNSKWHIVLHGKRRILGVENVVDEDEYDQFDELPPFSIGVEPINDVIDHTMYLITDHSEGLWIDTPRSK